From Actinomycetota bacterium:
AGCTTTCCGGTATCATCGTCTGAAAGATTTCCGTTATATAAATCCAGTAACTCAAACTGGCTTTTACTGTCATTAATATCATTGTCTGCCTGATCCTGCTTATTGCTGCCTGAAATAAAAATTATTTCCTTATCAGACAGAATAGTCCTGGCGGTAAAGCTGTCCTCATCAGGATTGTAATAAGTGGAAATAATATCTACCTTGTCACCGATTTTTATCATGCTTGGATCCCCGTAATATAAAACAGGAATAGTCACAGCTTTCTTGTCTTTGGGGATATAAGATGAAAAAGAAAAATTATTTTTATTAAATGCTTCAGAATCCTCAAATTTGCTATATGAAATTATTTCTCCGGATTCAATAGCTTCAATGACTATTTTATTTTTTATTAATTCAATATCGCTGATAAACAAATCTGAAAATATATTTTTTGGAATTCTCTGAATATTAACATTTTCCTCCACTATGAAACTGCCGGGAGCAATATGGTTTGATGCAACAAGAACCTCGTTAAAATCTCCCTGGATTTTCTCATCATTTGCCGATCTGGATAAAAATATATAAATCAATATTCCACCGATAACAGCAATTAGTAT
This genomic window contains:
- the cpaB gene encoding Flp pilus assembly protein CpaB, giving the protein MQIRNLFYKEKIITCIFILIAVIGGILIYIFLSRSANDEKIQGDFNEVLVASNHIAPGSFIVEENVNIQRIPKNIFSDLFISDIELIKNKIVIEAIESGEIISYSKFEDSEAFNKNNFSFSSYIPKDKKAVTIPVLYYGDPSMIKIGDKVDIISTYYNPDEDSFTARTILSDKEIIFISGSNKQDQADNDINDSKSQFELLDLYNGNLSDDDTGKLMITFYLNREETEDLFKNHDRGVLHLSICSSKA